One Calliopsis andreniformis isolate RMS-2024a chromosome 9, iyCalAndr_principal, whole genome shotgun sequence genomic window carries:
- the LOC143183037 gene encoding phospholipid phosphatase 5 yields MAITRDTDFITFWFDIVLRIVFAGLFIELEKVEPFTRKIHEDELWLYKNPRTDPYVPTTILWPLVFMMPAIVIFIMFLVYKDKTDSYQAVLSVTLALGFNGFITDIIKLVVGRPRPDFFWRCFPDGQINPDFKCSGNPVVVRDGRKSFPSGHSSFAFASFGFISLYIAGKLHTFNPGGKAQSWKLCIFILPICIALLIALSRTCDYHHHWQDVLAGSVIGYSLAYMCYRHYYPSLDSQLCHKPYVSLNHQVQMESIKTKDDQIKWI; encoded by the exons ATGGCCATTACACGCGACACAGATTTTATAACATTTTGGTTTgacatagtattgaggattgttttcgCTGGATTGTTCAT CGAACTAGAAAAGGTAGAACCTTTCACAAGGAAAATCCACGAAGATGAATTATGGTTATATAAAAATCCAAGAACTGATCCATATGTTCCAACTACAATATTATGG CCTCTTGTCTTCATGATGCCTGCAATAGTGATCTTTATTATGTTCCTAGTTTATAAAGATAAAACTGATTCCTATCAAGCAGTATTATCTGTAACTTTAGCATTGGGATTCAATGGCTTTATTACAGACATTATAAAACTAGTAGTTG GTCGTCCTAGACCAGATTTTTTTTGGAGATGTTTTCCTGATGGACAAATAAATCCAGATTTTAAATGTAGTGGAAATCCAGTTGTTGTAAGAGATGGGAGGAAATCATTCCCAAGTGGACATTCTTCAT TTGCATTTGCAAGCTTTGGTTTTATTTCCTTATATATAGCTGGTAAGCTACATACATTTAATCCAGGTGGTAAAGCACAATCGTGGAAATtgtgtatatttattttgccaATTTGCATTGCTCTTTTAATTGCATTGAGTAGAACTTGTGATTATCATCATCATTGGCAAG ATGTGCTTGCAGGTTCAGTGATAGGATATTCCTTAGCGTACATGTGTTACAGACACTATTATCCATCATTAGACTCCCAATTATGTCATAAACCATACGTGTCACTCAATCACCAAGTTCAAATGGAAAGTATTAAAACTAAAGACGACCAAATCAAATggatttaa